From a single Silene latifolia isolate original U9 population chromosome 6, ASM4854445v1, whole genome shotgun sequence genomic region:
- the LOC141586199 gene encoding CDPK-related kinase 3-like, with protein MGQCYGRPPAVAGEAVGGGNGEGEVHVHPQSPLPASEAAAAAAATRSVKNTPTRSTAASPYPQGVGVTPSPGRATPRRFFRRPFPPPSPAKHIRASIAKRLGTGKQKEGAIPEDDGGVAREVAPPSPQLDKSFGYARNFVAKYELGKEVGRGHFGHTCAAKAKKGEIKDQVVAVKIISKAKMTTAISIEDVRREVKMLKALSGHRHLVKFYDACEDSNNVYIVMELCDGGELLDRILSRGGKYTEEDAKAIIKQILNVVSFCHLQGVVGSF; from the exons aTGGGACAGTGTTACGGCAGACCACCCGCCGTCGCCGGCGAAGCCGTCGGCGGCGGAAACGGTGAAGGAGAAGTGCACGTGCATCCGCAATCGCCGCTTCCGGCGTCGGAAGCGGCAGCTGCTGCCGCGGCGACTCGGTCGGTGAAGAATACGCCGACTCGGTCAACGGCGGCGAGTCCGTATCCGCAGGGAGTAGGAGTGACGCCATCGCCAGGGAGAGCGACGCCGAGGCGGTTTTTTAGGCGACCGTTTCCTCCGCCGTCGCCGGCGAAGCATATAAGGGCTTCGATAGCGAAGAGGTTAGGGACGGGGAAGCAGAAGGAAGGAGCGATTCCTGAGGATGATGGCGGTGTAGCGCGAGAGGTTGCGCCGCCTTCGCCGCAGCTTGATAAGAGTTTTGGTTATGCGAGGAATTTTGTGGCGAAGTATGAGCTTGGGAAGGAGGTAGGGCGAGGGCATTTTGGTCATACTTGTGCTGCGAAAGCGAAAAAAGGAGAGATTAAGGATCAAGTTGTTGCTGTTAAGATCATTTCTAAGGCTAAG ATGACAACAGCAATATCAATTGAAGATGTCCGAAGAGAAGTAAAAATGCTGAAAGCACTCTCAGGGCATAGACATTTGGTTAAATTTTACGATGCATGCGAGGACTCGAACAATGTATATATTGTTATGGA ATTATGCGATGGAGGGGAATTACTGGACAGAATTTTGTCAAG AGGTGGAAAGTATACAGAGGAAGACGCTAAAGCTATCATTAAACAGATTTTGAATGTTGTATCATTCTGTCATCTTCAGGGTGTAGTTGGCTCCTTCTGA